In Microbacterium sp. SLBN-146, one genomic interval encodes:
- a CDS encoding Ig-like domain-containing protein — MTSFAWLRARPKALASASVLTASAVAIATMAFVYEGFPTTEVDLHDGGVWVTKQSALMVGHFNHESRVLDGALRTTSDDYDIIQSGETVLLHDRTDASLTAVDPAMVVLTDAATTPVDADVQLGGETVALLDRESGDVWVVPAQAASSFQVQGTDPTASLGPGAAIAVGVDGTTYGVSPSTSELVTIRAGDDGEAAEPTVSTLPGVDESSEVSVSAVGSTAVVLDAASGRVLSSAGLSAEVEQGQTGVLQVPSVESDAVLVATSGSLVRVPLDGSEPVGVSSGAQGDPAAPVRLNGCSYAAWSGSAKFVRDCVGEADDLSADIEGVTPESVLRFRVNRDVVVLNDIVGGAAWMASDSLQRIDNWNDVTPPEGETEEDEQTTEESVETTLPERTEQNTAPIANDDDFGVRPGRTTVLPVLDNDSDADGDVLTVTLPNGDPGLGTVQPINNGAGLQIAVPEDATGSDSFLYEVNDGRGGTDTATTRLTVHGWDVNSAPVQKRVTAVTVESGGTVSYNVLPDWIDPDGDDVFLASVVPAPGDEADFTSDGRITYRAIGGTQGRKDVVVLVSDGNEVTEGIVRFDVRPVGSTVPVTNADHVVVRAGQTVTVSPLANDTSSGREPLRLTRVDEVAGATIVPDFANKTFSFTSDAPGTYYVQYLASAGANGVPGLVRVDVLADSDTDRDPIAVRDVALLPSGGDVLVNVLANDSDPAGGILVVQSVTVEPNSGIAVSVLNHETLRITDQAALGEQVRITYRISNGARQAAGEVVVIPVPAPSQLRPPVANDDQVIVRAGDIVTIPVLDNDYHPNGDTIHVAPDLVPPLLDPAKGEVFVSEDTLRFKAGSEPGTAYATYEVFDSAGQKDAGYVTIQILPVNEETNTAPRPRDLTARVLNGSKVKIAIPLDGIDPDGDSVELVGVASAPKKGRITETGSNFLVYESFDESAGLDSFTYRVRDRLGLEATAPIRVGIAPPEAVNQAPYAVKDSVIMRPGRSVAVPVTANDSDPDGDEFGLVRDGLILPDVPGLEAVVQGQRVVVTSPDEPVETSLQYTIRDARGAEAKAVLQITVADDVPLQRPIARDDRVQPADIEDDQVDVEVLANDEDPDGTKDALTVSVAGDTARVLDDGTVRVTLSDERQLLTYTITDQDGLAASAFIVVPGLGSLPPTITGTGAIEVKSGETIEIPLAEYVRAGAGKSVVVTEAQKVQASFSNGANLVKDQRTLVYTSAAGYFGPDALTFEVTDGTGPDDPAGIKATLSLAITVLPPDNQQPSFTSGQVDVAPGEDPATLDLRALTTDPDPGDLERLQFQLVGSAPQGISASIDGGALRASAGAGTPKGTTATLTVRVTDGETEPVEGTVTVRVTASTRPLPTANDDTIAEAPQGRAVTVPVLANDFNPFPETPLTVTTAIVETGQGTAAVAGDQVRVTPDANFFGTMVVRYRVQDATGDADREVEGRIRLTVQGRPDAPGTPTVSSVQDRTVVLSWSPPPNNGAEITGYTVRSLAGNYTKACVATTCTLDGLTNNVEYNFVVVATNRVGDSEASAPSETARPDARPDTPNPPTLQFGDRSLQVAWVTPSTPGSPVESFTLEISPAPPSGITQKTNVTGNSLTWEGLENGTNYQVRVRAHNRAPDPSSWSAYSAGMVPAAPPSAAAAPTTTRLQPVGTQAQMQVNWTPPAANGDAISGYRLNVIRGGSLVRTVPVPAGQTSQALSIDASTSDYTFTVAAQNKAGWGADSAPSAPRRAFTPPGAPTNVQATTPANDSRIVVTYGEAPGNGANPSELRYEYNVGGGWRGDWDGRTIVSGIANNNTYTVQVRAYTQLDGVRYDGAASSASNSAAPYGPIGQPGASASASGTNITFNWSAPARNGRDIVKMEIAIDGVTGWKTVAASGSETHDVGYSQSRAIQVRATDAAGQVSTNSASARSADPPQPRAWPSKGSSAVGQYRCSDPSCAYAVLNVSNFPAGDYTLSCNGTGPWGGQWGASVYSVPANGSIQLNCYFGDPGEEFWILIHGRGESERIRWY; from the coding sequence ATGACGTCGTTCGCGTGGCTCCGCGCGCGCCCCAAGGCGCTCGCTTCCGCGAGTGTCCTGACCGCGTCGGCGGTCGCGATCGCGACGATGGCGTTCGTGTACGAGGGGTTCCCGACGACGGAGGTGGATCTCCACGACGGTGGCGTGTGGGTGACGAAGCAGTCGGCGCTGATGGTGGGGCACTTCAATCACGAGTCCCGCGTGCTCGACGGGGCGCTCCGCACGACGAGTGACGACTACGACATCATCCAGTCGGGCGAGACGGTCCTTCTCCATGACCGCACGGATGCCAGCCTGACGGCCGTCGATCCGGCCATGGTGGTTTTGACGGATGCCGCGACCACTCCTGTCGATGCCGATGTGCAGCTCGGCGGCGAGACCGTCGCGCTCCTCGACCGGGAGTCCGGCGATGTGTGGGTCGTGCCCGCGCAGGCGGCGTCGTCGTTCCAGGTGCAGGGCACCGATCCGACGGCATCCCTCGGGCCGGGCGCGGCGATCGCCGTCGGGGTCGACGGGACGACCTACGGGGTGTCGCCGTCGACGAGCGAGCTCGTCACGATCCGCGCGGGCGACGACGGCGAGGCGGCGGAGCCCACCGTGAGCACGCTCCCCGGCGTCGACGAGTCGAGTGAGGTGAGTGTGTCGGCGGTGGGGTCGACGGCGGTGGTGTTGGATGCCGCGTCGGGTCGTGTGTTGTCGTCGGCGGGACTCTCCGCTGAGGTTGAGCAGGGTCAAACCGGTGTGTTGCAGGTTCCGTCGGTGGAGTCTGATGCGGTGTTGGTGGCGACGTCGGGGTCGTTGGTGCGGGTGCCGTTGGATGGGTCGGAGCCGGTGGGGGTGTCGTCGGGGGCGCAGGGGGATCCGGCTGCTCCGGTGCGGTTGAACGGGTGTTCGTATGCGGCGTGGTCGGGGTCGGCGAAGTTCGTCCGCGATTGTGTGGGCGAGGCGGATGATCTGAGTGCGGATATCGAGGGTGTGACGCCGGAGTCGGTGTTGCGGTTCCGGGTGAACCGGGATGTTGTCGTGTTGAACGACATCGTCGGTGGGGCTGCGTGGATGGCCAGCGACAGTCTGCAGCGGATCGATAACTGGAACGATGTGACTCCTCCGGAGGGGGAGACGGAGGAGGACGAGCAGACGACGGAGGAGTCGGTGGAGACGACTCTTCCGGAGCGGACGGAGCAGAACACGGCCCCGATCGCCAACGACGACGACTTCGGTGTCCGCCCGGGCCGCACGACGGTCCTTCCGGTCCTCGACAACGACAGCGACGCGGACGGCGACGTCCTCACCGTGACTTTGCCGAACGGCGACCCCGGGTTGGGGACCGTGCAGCCGATCAACAACGGTGCCGGCCTTCAGATCGCCGTCCCGGAAGATGCGACCGGGTCTGATTCCTTCCTCTACGAAGTGAACGACGGCCGAGGGGGGACGGACACCGCGACGACCCGACTCACGGTTCACGGCTGGGATGTCAACTCGGCGCCGGTGCAGAAGCGTGTGACGGCGGTGACGGTGGAGTCCGGTGGGACGGTGTCGTACAACGTGCTGCCGGATTGGATCGATCCGGACGGCGACGACGTGTTCCTCGCGAGCGTTGTCCCTGCTCCGGGCGATGAGGCGGATTTCACGTCGGATGGTCGGATCACATATCGCGCGATCGGGGGAACGCAGGGTCGCAAGGATGTCGTAGTCCTGGTGTCCGATGGCAACGAGGTGACCGAGGGGATCGTGCGGTTCGACGTGCGTCCGGTGGGGTCGACGGTGCCGGTGACCAACGCGGATCATGTCGTGGTGCGGGCGGGGCAGACGGTGACGGTGTCACCGCTCGCGAACGACACCAGCTCGGGCCGGGAGCCGCTGAGGCTGACGCGGGTCGATGAGGTGGCGGGAGCGACGATCGTCCCGGACTTCGCGAACAAGACGTTCTCCTTCACGTCCGACGCGCCGGGCACGTACTACGTGCAGTACCTCGCGTCGGCGGGCGCGAACGGTGTTCCGGGTCTCGTGCGGGTGGATGTCCTGGCGGATAGTGACACCGACCGGGATCCGATCGCGGTCCGCGATGTCGCGCTCCTTCCTTCGGGTGGGGACGTGTTGGTGAACGTGCTGGCGAACGACAGTGACCCCGCCGGCGGCATCCTGGTCGTGCAGTCCGTCACGGTCGAACCCAACAGCGGCATCGCCGTCTCGGTCCTCAACCACGAAACCCTCCGCATCACCGATCAAGCGGCGCTCGGGGAGCAAGTGCGCATCACGTATCGCATCTCGAACGGCGCGCGGCAGGCGGCGGGCGAGGTCGTCGTCATTCCGGTGCCGGCGCCGTCGCAATTGCGCCCCCCCGTCGCGAACGACGACCAGGTCATCGTCCGCGCGGGTGACATCGTGACCATCCCCGTGCTCGACAACGACTACCACCCGAACGGCGACACGATTCATGTCGCTCCTGATCTGGTGCCCCCTCTCCTCGACCCCGCGAAGGGCGAGGTCTTCGTCTCGGAAGACACGCTGCGGTTCAAGGCGGGGAGCGAGCCGGGCACGGCGTATGCGACGTACGAGGTCTTCGACTCGGCGGGTCAGAAGGATGCCGGATACGTCACGATCCAGATCCTCCCCGTCAACGAGGAGACGAACACCGCGCCGCGTCCGCGCGACCTCACCGCCCGCGTCCTCAACGGATCCAAGGTCAAGATCGCCATTCCGCTCGACGGCATCGATCCCGACGGCGACTCCGTGGAGCTCGTCGGTGTCGCGAGCGCCCCGAAGAAGGGGCGCATCACCGAGACCGGATCGAACTTCCTCGTCTACGAGTCGTTCGACGAATCGGCGGGGCTCGACTCGTTCACGTATCGCGTCCGCGACCGGCTCGGGCTCGAGGCGACGGCCCCGATCCGCGTCGGCATCGCCCCGCCCGAGGCGGTGAACCAGGCGCCGTACGCGGTGAAGGATTCCGTCATCATGCGTCCGGGGCGCTCGGTGGCGGTCCCCGTCACGGCGAACGACTCCGATCCCGATGGAGACGAGTTCGGCCTCGTCCGCGATGGGTTGATCCTCCCGGACGTTCCGGGACTGGAGGCGGTGGTTCAGGGCCAGCGGGTCGTGGTGACCTCGCCGGATGAGCCGGTGGAGACGAGCCTGCAGTACACGATTCGCGACGCACGCGGTGCGGAGGCGAAGGCGGTCTTGCAGATCACGGTCGCCGATGACGTGCCGTTGCAGCGTCCGATCGCGCGCGATGACCGGGTGCAGCCGGCTGACATCGAGGACGACCAGGTCGACGTCGAGGTCCTCGCCAACGACGAAGACCCGGATGGCACGAAGGACGCCCTCACGGTGAGCGTCGCCGGCGACACCGCACGCGTCCTCGATGACGGAACCGTGCGCGTGACCCTCAGCGATGAGCGGCAGCTCCTGACGTACACGATCACGGATCAGGACGGGCTCGCGGCATCCGCGTTCATCGTCGTCCCCGGTCTGGGCTCCCTTCCGCCGACGATCACGGGGACCGGCGCGATCGAGGTGAAGAGCGGCGAGACGATCGAGATCCCGCTCGCGGAATACGTCCGCGCGGGGGCTGGCAAGAGCGTCGTGGTCACCGAAGCGCAGAAGGTGCAGGCGTCGTTCTCCAACGGAGCCAACCTGGTCAAGGATCAGCGGACCCTCGTCTACACGTCCGCCGCCGGGTACTTCGGTCCCGATGCCCTCACGTTCGAAGTGACGGATGGTACGGGACCCGACGACCCCGCCGGCATCAAGGCGACGCTCTCGCTCGCGATCACCGTCCTTCCGCCCGACAATCAGCAACCGTCCTTCACGAGCGGACAGGTGGACGTCGCTCCCGGTGAGGACCCCGCAACGCTCGATCTCCGCGCACTGACGACGGATCCCGACCCCGGTGACCTCGAGCGCCTGCAGTTCCAGCTCGTCGGCAGCGCGCCGCAGGGGATCTCGGCATCCATCGATGGCGGAGCGCTTCGAGCGAGCGCCGGTGCCGGCACACCCAAGGGCACGACCGCGACGCTCACCGTGCGCGTGACGGATGGCGAGACGGAGCCCGTCGAGGGGACGGTGACCGTCCGCGTGACGGCATCGACACGTCCTCTCCCCACCGCCAACGATGACACGATCGCGGAGGCCCCGCAGGGGAGGGCCGTCACGGTCCCCGTCCTCGCGAACGACTTCAACCCCTTCCCCGAGACGCCGCTCACCGTGACGACCGCCATCGTCGAGACCGGTCAGGGCACCGCCGCGGTCGCGGGTGACCAGGTGCGTGTGACTCCCGACGCGAACTTCTTCGGGACGATGGTCGTGCGGTATCGCGTGCAGGATGCCACCGGCGACGCGGACCGCGAAGTGGAAGGCCGCATCCGGCTCACGGTGCAGGGTCGTCCGGATGCGCCGGGGACGCCGACGGTGTCGAGTGTGCAGGATCGAACGGTGGTGTTGTCGTGGTCGCCGCCGCCGAACAATGGCGCGGAGATCACGGGCTACACGGTGCGGTCGCTGGCGGGGAACTACACCAAGGCGTGTGTGGCGACGACGTGCACGTTGGATGGTTTGACGAACAACGTGGAGTACAACTTCGTGGTTGTTGCGACGAATCGGGTGGGGGATTCGGAGGCGTCGGCGCCGTCGGAGACGGCTCGGCCGGATGCGCGTCCGGATACGCCGAATCCGCCGACGTTGCAGTTCGGTGATCGGAGTTTGCAGGTGGCGTGGGTGACGCCGTCGACGCCGGGTTCTCCGGTGGAGTCGTTCACGCTGGAGATCTCTCCCGCGCCGCCGTCGGGGATCACGCAGAAGACGAATGTGACGGGCAACTCCCTGACCTGGGAGGGCCTGGAGAACGGCACGAACTATCAGGTGCGGGTGCGGGCGCATAACCGTGCGCCGGATCCGTCGAGCTGGAGCGCGTACTCGGCGGGCATGGTCCCCGCCGCACCGCCGTCGGCCGCGGCAGCACCCACCACGACCCGCCTGCAACCGGTCGGGACGCAGGCGCAGATGCAGGTGAACTGGACGCCTCCCGCCGCGAACGGCGATGCGATCTCCGGCTACCGCCTGAACGTCATTCGTGGCGGCTCGCTCGTGCGCACGGTTCCGGTCCCGGCTGGGCAGACGAGCCAGGCGCTGTCGATCGACGCATCGACGTCGGACTACACGTTCACGGTCGCGGCGCAGAACAAGGCCGGGTGGGGTGCCGACAGCGCCCCGTCGGCCCCGCGCCGGGCCTTCACGCCTCCCGGCGCCCCGACCAACGTGCAGGCGACGACCCCCGCGAACGACAGTCGCATCGTCGTCACCTACGGCGAGGCGCCGGGCAACGGCGCGAACCCGAGCGAGCTCCGCTACGAGTACAACGTCGGTGGCGGTTGGCGCGGCGATTGGGACGGCCGCACGATCGTGTCCGGCATCGCGAACAACAACACGTACACCGTCCAGGTCCGGGCCTACACGCAGCTCGACGGCGTGCGTTACGACGGTGCGGCTTCGTCGGCATCCAACAGCGCGGCGCCCTATGGTCCGATCGGGCAGCCGGGAGCGTCGGCATCCGCCAGCGGCACGAACATCACCTTCAACTGGTCGGCCCCGGCGCGGAACGGTCGCGACATCGTGAAGATGGAGATCGCGATCGACGGGGTCACGGGCTGGAAGACGGTCGCTGCGAGCGGCAGCGAAACCCACGACGTCGGGTACTCGCAGAGCCGCGCGATCCAGGTGCGGGCCACGGATGCCGCGGGTCAGGTCTCGACGAACTCGGCCTCGGCCCGATCCGCAGATCCGCCGCAGCCCCGCGCGTGGCCGAGCAAGGGATCGAGCGCCGTCGGTCAGTACCGATGCAGCGACCCGTCGTGCGCGTACGCCGTCCTGAACGTCTCGAACTTCCCCGCGGGCGACTACACCCTGTCGTGCAACGGAACCGGTCCGTGGGGAGGCCAGTGGGGCGCGAGCGTATATTCCGTTCCGGCCAACGGGTCCATCCAGCTCAACTGCTACTTCGGCGACCCGGGCGAGGAATTCTGGATCCTCATTCACGGCCGGGGTGAGTCAGAACGTATTCGCTGGTACTAG
- a CDS encoding excinuclease ABC subunit UvrA, producing the protein MSDEAVTHIADSHEVIRVVGARENNLKDVSVEIPKRRLTVFTGVSGSGKSSLVFATIANESQRLINETYPTFVQQFMGQLNRPEVDALENVSPAIIVDQERMGSNSRSTVGTATDAHAMLRILFSRLGDPHVGSPQAFSFNIPSVKGAGAVEIQVGKNKGKKERRSFEITGGMCPNCEGLGEVSDIDLDELYDKTKSLADGAITIPGYSVDGWMVKGYTESGFVDPKKPIQDYTEQERDDFLYKEPVKVKMAGINMTYEGLVPKITKSMLQKDRDSLQPHVRAFVDRAVKFMPCPECDGSRLNEGARSSKIKGVNIADAAAMQITDLAAWLRTVDDPSVAPLMQSLRETIDSFVDIGLGYLSLDRASGTLSGGEAQRTKMIRHLRSPLTDISYVFDEPTAGLHPHDIQRMNALLLQLRDKGNTVLVVEHKPEVIEIADHIVDLGPGAGRAGGEIQYTGDVDGLRASATITGRHLDHRARLKDSSRAATGALEIRGATQHNLKSVDVDIPLGILTVVTGVAGSGKSSLIHGNVPAFDDVVVVDQSPIKGSRRSSPATYTGLLDTIRAAFAKANGVKPGLFSANSEGACPACKGLGVIVTTLGFTQTVETLCELCDGTGFSDDVLEYELDGKNIAEVLGMSATEAAQFFTKGPAHTTLSRMIDVGLGYITLGQALNTLSGGERQRLKLAISMAKKGAVYVLDEPTTGLHLADVDNLLALLDRLVEAGNSVIVIEHHQAVMAHADWIIDIGPGAGRDGGEIVFQGPPADLVASADTLTARHLKDYVGR; encoded by the coding sequence ATGTCCGACGAAGCAGTCACGCACATCGCCGATTCGCACGAGGTCATCCGTGTCGTCGGAGCCCGCGAGAACAACTTGAAGGACGTCAGCGTCGAGATCCCCAAACGCCGACTGACCGTGTTCACAGGGGTGTCGGGATCGGGGAAGTCCTCGCTCGTCTTCGCCACGATCGCCAACGAGTCGCAGCGGCTCATCAACGAGACGTACCCGACGTTCGTCCAGCAGTTCATGGGCCAGCTCAATCGCCCCGAGGTCGACGCGCTCGAGAACGTGAGCCCCGCGATCATCGTCGATCAGGAACGGATGGGCTCGAACTCCCGTTCCACAGTCGGCACGGCGACCGATGCTCACGCGATGCTGCGGATCCTCTTCAGCCGGCTCGGTGACCCGCATGTCGGTTCACCGCAGGCGTTCTCCTTCAACATCCCTTCCGTCAAGGGTGCCGGTGCCGTCGAGATCCAGGTCGGCAAGAACAAGGGCAAGAAGGAGCGGCGCTCGTTCGAGATCACGGGCGGGATGTGCCCGAACTGCGAGGGTCTCGGCGAAGTGAGCGATATCGACCTCGACGAGCTCTATGACAAGACCAAGTCGCTCGCCGACGGAGCCATCACGATCCCGGGCTACAGCGTCGACGGATGGATGGTGAAGGGATACACCGAGTCGGGCTTCGTCGATCCGAAGAAGCCCATCCAGGACTACACCGAACAGGAGCGGGACGACTTCCTCTACAAAGAGCCCGTCAAGGTCAAGATGGCGGGCATCAACATGACCTACGAGGGGCTCGTCCCCAAGATCACGAAGTCGATGCTCCAGAAGGATCGCGACTCACTTCAGCCTCACGTTCGCGCGTTCGTCGACCGTGCGGTCAAGTTCATGCCGTGTCCGGAATGCGACGGGTCACGCCTCAACGAGGGTGCCCGGTCGTCGAAGATCAAGGGTGTCAACATCGCGGATGCCGCGGCGATGCAGATCACGGATCTCGCGGCGTGGCTGCGGACGGTCGACGATCCCTCGGTCGCTCCGCTCATGCAGAGCCTCCGCGAAACGATCGACTCGTTCGTCGACATCGGCCTCGGCTATCTGTCGCTCGATCGTGCTTCCGGAACGCTGTCGGGAGGGGAAGCGCAGCGCACCAAGATGATCCGCCACCTCCGCTCGCCACTGACGGACATCTCGTACGTCTTCGATGAGCCGACAGCGGGCCTGCACCCGCACGACATCCAGCGGATGAACGCGCTCCTTCTGCAGCTGCGCGACAAGGGCAACACGGTCCTCGTCGTCGAGCACAAGCCCGAGGTCATCGAGATCGCCGATCACATCGTCGACCTCGGACCCGGGGCAGGCCGCGCGGGAGGCGAGATCCAGTACACGGGTGACGTCGACGGGCTTCGTGCGTCGGCCACGATCACGGGCAGGCACCTCGATCATCGCGCGCGGCTGAAGGACTCGTCACGCGCTGCCACCGGCGCGCTCGAGATCCGCGGCGCCACACAGCACAACCTGAAGAGCGTCGACGTCGACATCCCGCTGGGCATCCTGACTGTCGTGACGGGCGTCGCCGGGTCGGGAAAGTCGTCGCTCATCCACGGCAACGTCCCCGCCTTCGACGACGTCGTGGTCGTCGACCAGTCGCCGATCAAGGGGTCGCGCAGGTCGAGCCCAGCGACCTACACGGGACTGCTCGACACCATCCGGGCGGCGTTCGCGAAGGCCAACGGCGTCAAGCCGGGACTCTTCAGCGCGAACTCCGAGGGCGCCTGTCCGGCGTGCAAGGGTCTGGGCGTCATCGTCACGACCCTCGGGTTCACCCAGACGGTCGAGACACTCTGCGAGCTGTGCGACGGAACCGGTTTCAGCGACGACGTGCTGGAGTACGAGCTCGACGGCAAGAACATCGCCGAAGTCCTCGGGATGTCGGCGACGGAGGCGGCGCAGTTCTTCACGAAGGGACCGGCGCACACGACCCTCAGTCGCATGATCGACGTGGGGCTCGGCTACATCACGCTCGGACAGGCGCTCAACACTCTCTCCGGCGGTGAGCGTCAGCGGCTCAAGCTCGCGATCTCGATGGCGAAGAAGGGTGCCGTCTACGTCCTCGACGAGCCGACGACGGGGCTCCACCTCGCCGATGTCGACAATCTGCTGGCGCTCCTGGATCGACTCGTCGAAGCGGGCAACTCCGTCATCGTGATCGAGCATCACCAGGCCGTCATGGCACATGCCGACTGGATCATCGACATCGGGCCGGGGGCCGGACGAGACGGCGGCGAGATCGTCTTCCAGGGGCCGCCAGCCGACCTCGTGGCATCCGCAGACACGCTCACGGCCCGGCACCTGAAGGACTACGTCGGCCGCTGA
- a CDS encoding TA system VapC family ribonuclease toxin — MTAHLLDVNVVIALIDPHHVHHDRAHRWFAAREPDAWHTSPSVQNGAVRVVSHPKYPNTQPAPIVLASLASLVAQPGHAFLPDSVSLLDASVHTERLLASSQVTDTYLLHLAASNDALLATFDTRIVTATVPSGAAVVFPIP, encoded by the coding sequence GTGACCGCGCACCTCCTCGACGTCAATGTCGTCATCGCGCTCATCGACCCGCACCACGTGCATCACGACCGCGCGCACCGGTGGTTCGCCGCACGCGAGCCCGACGCCTGGCACACGAGTCCGTCCGTGCAGAACGGAGCCGTGCGGGTCGTCAGCCATCCCAAGTACCCGAACACGCAGCCCGCGCCCATCGTGCTCGCGAGCCTCGCGAGCCTCGTCGCCCAGCCCGGCCACGCGTTCCTGCCCGATTCGGTCAGCCTCCTCGACGCCTCGGTGCACACGGAGCGGCTGCTCGCGAGTTCGCAGGTGACCGACACGTACCTGCTTCACCTCGCGGCATCCAACGACGCGCTCCTCGCGACGTTCGACACGCGGATCGTCACGGCGACCGTGCCATCCGGTGCCGCCGTCGTCTTCCCAATCCCCTGA